From the Vulpes vulpes isolate BD-2025 chromosome 15, VulVul3, whole genome shotgun sequence genome, the window TCATTGCCTCATGAAGGAAACTTCAGTTAATgcattcctttctgttctttagtAATTTTGTTAAATAACAAGCTGTGGAATATCTGGAGGGACGGATTAAAATTCAGCTTTGGTAGGACTTGAACAAGGAAGTGTATGATCATGGTAAAAACTAATACAAGATTTAGAAATGATAATGAAGTAATCAATGCTAATGAcaatttaccagaaaaaaaaaaaggaatacacatAAGTGATGTAAACCTCTTATGTAAGATAGACCTATAAGAAAAAGCTGAAAGAGTAGCATATGTTCAGCAATTCAAATGCAAAACTGATTTGAAGGTGAATGAACATTAACCAGGGACAAGGTTTCTGCTGCCTGGCTCTCTGATAAATCTGTTCTACCCCTGGACTAATTGCATCACCCCTCATTTCCTGGGTGATAGCTAGTGCAACAGAAGGAATTAGAGGCAATGATGTAGGTGATCCAAtctagctttaaaatatataattgtaaCATAGGATTAACAATTTCCTACACTGCCAGATAGGGGAGACTGATAAGGATGCAAAGAAtgcagaaaatggagaaataaaaagcaaacagacTAGCAACAAAGAGAATTGAAATCAAAACATAAATCCAACTagagggaaaataatataaatgcacAATTTGTCAAATAATCTGTCCAAtacaagaaaaacataaaacttatTATTTACTCAACTATATGATGGCATTCTCCTAACTATGTAGGTTACAAAGcatatattatttgctttttaacacTTTGGTGTACAGAGTACCAGAGAATAATATCACTTCTAAACTAACACTGAAAAAGATACTGTACTTTCATAGATAGTAGGTTTGTAAGCATATAACATATCCTAAGTGATGAGGATTTTTCTGAAACTGCATAAAGTCTTTCCTACAACCAACATGAGGCAGAATCTGTGATTTCATGTCTTCATAGCCATCCGTTCACGAAATCTTCCTATAACACACGAGACGACCACACAGTCTCCTCATTGCCACTCTCCTCTCTTTGTTCCTAAACGTGTAGATGACTGGATTCAGAAAAGGAGTGATAACTGCATCAAAAATAGCAAGATATTTATCCAGGTATGATGTGAGAGAAGGCCATGTGTAGAAAAACATCAGCGGCCCAAAGAACAAAACCACCACAGTGATGTGAGTAGACAGAGTGGAGACAGCCTTAGATGAGCCACCAGAGGAATGTTTCCAAACAGTAAACAGAATTAAGACATATGAAATGACCAAGAGGATAAAGGAGCCCACAGAAATGAGCCCACTATTGACAGTAACCATGAACTCTAATTCTTGGGTGTTTGTACAGGCGAGTCTGAGGAGCCGGAGAAGGTCACAGTAAAAACTATCCAATACATTAGGGCCACAAAAAGGCAAATCCACCACAAAAACTAATTAAACCAATGAGTGGATGAGGCCAATGACCCAAGAAGTAACTAAAAAGTATAGACACATCTTTGGACTCATGATGGTCAAGTAGTGCAGAGGCTTACAAATGGCCACATACCTGTCAAAGGCCATGGCAGTGAGCAGCACCATCTCAGTGCCCACAACAG encodes:
- the LOC112919798 gene encoding LOW QUALITY PROTEIN: olfactory receptor 4F15-like (The sequence of the model RefSeq protein was modified relative to this genomic sequence to represent the inferred CDS: substituted 1 base at 1 genomic stop codon) yields the protein MDGMNQLIVSEFVFLGLTNSWEIQLLLFVFSFLFYLASMMGNLVIVLTVTLDAHLHSPMYFLLANLSVIDTLFCSITAPKMIWIPICDIFKKHKAISFCGCIMQIFFSHAVVGTEMVLLTAMAFDRYVAICKPLHYLTIMSPKMCLYFLVTSWVIGLIHSLVXLVFVVDLPFCGPNVLDSFYCDLLRLLRLACTNTQELEFMVTVNSGLISVGSFILLVISYVLILFTVWKHSSGGSSKAVSTLSTHITVVVLFFGPLMFFYTWPSLTSYLDKYLAIFDAVITPFLNPVIYTFRNKERRVAMRRLCGRLVCYRKIS